In Nothobranchius furzeri strain GRZ-AD chromosome 18, NfurGRZ-RIMD1, whole genome shotgun sequence, a single genomic region encodes these proteins:
- the iah1 gene encoding isoamyl acetate-hydrolyzing esterase 1 homolog, with protein MAKCSPIICPKVVLFGDSITQFSFQPNGWGADIANKLARKCDVVNRGLSGYNSRWARIVLPRLIQSQNPGVVAAVTVFFGANDCSLEDENPQQHVPLQEYSENLKEISRFLTSAGISADKVIFITPPPLHEPSWEKECVLKGCPLNRHNSVVGQYAQACIQAARQCGSDVLDLWALMQKDGQDYTVYLSDGLHLSERGNQFVAERLWGLLESRLAHLPFILPYWGDVNAKSPECSLLSTQ; from the exons ATGGCCAAGTGTAGTCCAATAATTTGTCCCAAAGTTGTTTTATTCGGCGACTCCATCACTCAG TTTTCCTTTCAACCCAACGGGTGGGGAGCAGACATTGCCAACAAACTTGCCAG AAAGTGTGACGTTGTAAACAGAGGACTGTCTGGCTACAACTCCAGATGGGCCAGGATTGTACTTCCTCGTCTCATCCAGAGCCAGAACCCAGGAGTCGTGGCTGCTGTTACGGTCTTCTTTGGAGCCAACGACTGTTCGTTGGAAG ATGAGAACCCACAGCAGCACGTCCCTCTGCAGGAGTATTCAGAGAACCTGAAGGAGATCAGCAGATTTCTGACATCAGCTGGCATATCCGCAGACAAAGTCATCTTCatcactcctcctcctctccatgAGCCATCCTGGGAGAAAGAGTGTGTTCTCAAAG GGTGTCCTCTCAATCGACACAACTCTGTAGTGGGACAGTATGCTCAGGCTTGTATCCAGGCAGCCCGTCAGTGTGGTTCAGATGTCCTAGATCTCTGGGCACTCATGCAAAAAGATGGACAA gattaCACCGTCTACCTGTCTGACGGGCTGCATCTCTCAGAAAGGGGAAACCAGTTTGTGGCCGAGCGCCTGTGGGGTTTACTGGAAAGTCGTCTGGCCCACCTGCCTTTCATCCTGCCCTACTGGGGAGATGTGAATGCCAAGAGCCCCGAGTGCAGCCTCCTCTCTACCCAGTGA